cgatcTACCAATAGATActgtaggtagatagatagatagacagacagacagacagacagacagacagatagacggacaggtagatagacagacagacagatagacggacaggtagatagacagacagacagatagacggacaggtagatagacagacagacagacaggtagatagacagatagacagacagaccgacaggtagatagacagatagatagatagatagatagatttgttctgtgttacagcagcaggttatccagacaatgcacaggaacagcaaatacacaataaatatacatatcaacactagagataatatctttagtatacacaatataaagaatacattaaaatactctataataaatataccagactacaaCAACTTAGCttataaaatatagaatatatggACATAgaataacaacaacatactatatacaatagcaaagtgtgcaatgacacactatatatttttttaaaaaaagtgtgcaagttacaatttttccttgaaataaaattaaatgaggtaGTAAAAGTTGAGGTAGTGTGGTTGTGACACTTACATTGTGATTTTTTAGAGTTGAATGACACCttacagacagagagaccgCTTTCAcacagtctgcaggacagataataatgcactatactcactttttacagtctcttctgcactatattcactttttaaatagccttgtatcacagctgttaccctgcaatatattcagtttaaacagttttcttcatctccttgtatttttatatctgctatattttttttgtactttgtactttgcactactaactttttttactgcctttttactaacatgttttgcactatggaactgtgatgctggaaacttgaatttccctcgggatcaataaagttactatctatctatctatctatctatctatctatctattgatctatctatatatatatatatatatatatatatatatatatctacctacctatctacctacatatctatctatctatctatcaatcaatctctctatctatctacttatctacctacctatctatctatctatttatctatctatccatctatcaatctatttatctatctatctacttaTCTACCTacatatctatccatctatctatctatctatctatctatctatctatctatctatctacctatctatctatctatctacctacttatctacctatctatctatctatctatctatctatctatctacctatctatctatctatctatctatctatctatctatctatctatctacctatctatctatctatctacctacttatctacctatctatctatctatctatctatctatctacctatctatctatctatctatctatctacctatctatctatctatctatctacctacttatctacctatctatctatctatctatctacctatctatctatctatctatctacctatctatctatctatctatctatctatctatctatctatctatctatctacctatctatctatctacctacctacttagctatctatctatctatctatctatctatctatctatctatctacctacttatctacctatctatctatctatctatctacctatctatctatctatctatctatctatctatctatctatctatctacctacttatctacctatctatctatctatctatctacctatctatctatctatctatctatctatctatctatctatctacctatctatctatctatctatctatctatctatctatctatctacctatctatctatctatctatctacctacctacttagctatctatctatctatctacctatctatctatctatctatctatctacctatctatctatctatctatctatctacctatctatctatctatctatctatctatctacctatctatctatctatctatctatctatctacctacctatctatctatctatctatctatctatctatctatctacctatctatctatctatctatctacctatctatctatctatctacctacttatctacctatctatctatctatctatctatctatctacctatctatctatctatctatctatctacctatctatctatctatctatctacctacttatctacctatctatctatctatctatctacctatctatctatctatctatctatctacctatctatctatctatctatctatctatctatctatctatctatctatctacctatctatctatctatctatctacctatctatctatctatctatctacctacctacttagctatctatctatctatctatctatctatctatctatctatctacctacttatctacctatctatctatctatctatctacctatctatctatctatctatctatctatctatctatctatctatctacctacttatctacctatctatctatctatctatctacctatctatctatctatctatctatctatctatctatctatctacctatctatctatctatctatctatctatctatctatctatctacctatctatctatctatctatctacctacctacttagctatctatctatctatctacctatctatctatctatctatctatctatctacctatctatctatctatctatctatctacctatctatctatctatctatctatctatctacctatctatctatctatctatctatctatctacctacctatctatctatctatctatctatctatctacctatctatctatctatctatctatctatctatctacctacctatctatctatctatctacctatctatctatctatctacctatctatctatctatctatctacctatctatctacctatctatctatctatctatctatctatctatctatctatctatctacctatctatctacctatctatctatctatctatctatctacctatctatctatctatctatctatctatctacctacttatctacctatctatctatctatctatctatctatctatctacctacctacttagctatctatctatctatctatctatctatctatctatctacctacttagctatctatctatctatctatctatctatctatctatctatctatctatctatctatctatctatctacctacttatctatctatctatctatctatctacctatctatctatctatctatctacctacttatctacctatctatctatctatctacctatctatctatctacctacctacttagctatctatctatctatctatctatctatctatctatctacctacttagctatctatctatctatctatctatctatctatctatctatctatctatctatctacctacttatctatctatctatctatctatctacctatctatctatctatctatctacctacttatctatctatctacctacctacttagctatctatctatctatctatctatctatctatctacctacttatctacctatctatctatctatctatctatctatctacttagctatctatctatttatctatctatctatctatattagACTTGTATTAACAGCTTATTTAACTTCCACATAGTGTGGCAAGACAATTCATTCATCTTCAGTAAACCTATTtattgctgttgtttcctgcaTGATATTTACCTGGTACTGATAATTAAAAGGAGTTGTAATTTCCATCACAGTATCATCACAGTTAAGACGGGACTTTTGCGGGGTTTTTTTGCGGGGGTACATctaggttatatatatatatagaaaccCGGAGGAGGAGTCAGGTAGTAGATGtgcagcccagcagcagcagcagcagcagccagttgAAGGGAAGCTGAGTAGTGAGGTTCTCCTTCCGCTGTCACTACGTGCACAGAGCAGTCTGATATCGCTGGGAGGGTAAGCAGCCTTTTATTGTCTCTTTTACATAcggaatatatatttatatgtgtcCTTTTTTGTTAATGTGACTATTACCAACCCAGAAGTGTTAGTATACTTACATAAAACGTCTCTGATGTGTAGTAGTGGAGCTGTGCTCATCGCTGCCTCTGTGTCTGTGGATGATGTGGTCCTTTGTGTCCTCCATTGCTCTGGTGACGGTTAGATCAACGGGTGATCAACGGTTAGTTATTCAGCGTTagcgaagaggaggagaagcagccGTTGGTGAACCGTTGATCAACCGTTAATCAACGGTTAGTTATTTAGCGTTagcggaggaggagaggaagtacTGGTTGATTAACGGTTGATCAGCGGTTAGTTACCGTtagcggagaggaggaggagaagcagtcgTTGCTAGTTCACCAGTTCGCCTTAAACCCCCttaataaacattataactTAACactcacattacacattactgATTTATAGGCTATTAAGTTAACGTAGTGTTAGCTGTATTAAGCCTCCAGCATCATCACGGCTCGTTAAACCAAGAAGAGCTAACGTCCGTTCAGCTAGCGTTGCTATTAGCCAGCTGCCTAGTCAACCGTCAACGGTTAGCTAACTAGCATAGCAGCTAATTATCATAGCAGCTAACTAGCATAGCAGCTAATTTTGACATTTGGCTTAATTTATATAGCGTGAAACTGGTTCATAATAATCAccaatacattacaatacaaaaCCTAGAATGGTTAGTGGTAATATATAAGAATAACGTTACTAGGTTAATTTTGGGGGAAGCTAATGCTAACTATGTAGCATCATCCCGGCTCGCGTTAACCAAGAAGAGCTAACAAGCGGTGACCGTTAAGCTAGCTGCCTGGCCAACCGTCAACACTTGACCGTCAACACTTGACGGTTGGCCAGCTAGGTAGcaacaatacattacaaaacaatacaaaaccTAGAGTGGTCAGTGGTAATATATAAGAATAACGTTACTAGGTAATTGTAGCAGGCATTAGCTGATGAGTGACGTCGTTAATTGCTGATTGGAAGAAACGTTAACAGCTTAATTGGTCTAAAGCTGCAacagttgattaattgattagtcgatcaTGTGagttaaacagaaaacacctcTAATCAACTAATAATTCACGTCGtttttcaagtaaaaaaaatgcaaaactaaTGTCAacgtttctgtttttaaaacagTTAAGTTGAGTGAGGGttgaaggcagctttatttgtagagcacatttcagcaattcaaagtgctttacagaaacattctagaacattaagacataattaaaacattgaATATAAGAAAATGAACTGTTGGTTTGACAAAGCAAGAGATCTGAAGATGAGCATTTTCACAGTTGACTGAAGTTTTCTAGACCAGCCTGagacaataatatatataataataatatataatataatatcaataataattgAGTAAGAAATTGGCAGATAAATTGATAATGTAAGTAATGGTTAGGGATGCAttgatactggatcggatattgggcCGATATTGACACTGgatcaattcaattttatgtttatataccttATATActagaattttaattcctgtgtAAGTTTTGACCTTTTAATGttgctgcattttaaaaaaaaaaaaaaattacatttctattttaattcctgttaattttggagtttttttaccaagttgctggtgtacgatttattgttttaataataaatagttcagtaaatatatgtatagtatatctatgtatttatgttaggaaagcaatgttaagcctgatgttgccttacacatgaatgatcccagtcacttccacacagcttattaattagaCACTAGTAACAGATCGGTGATCGGTACTCGgtagcccaggtatcggtatcgggactgaaaaagtcagatcggtgcatctctagtaaTGGTTAGTTTCAGCTGTGATCTCATGTCACACCAACAAACTATATTTGTCTTCCTTCACAGCACTATAATGATTTGATTCTCACATGTCAGCAGGCTCCTTTTAGTTTATTAAATTAACTGAAatgtcttctcttttttttctgatagaAAATGTCGTGCGGGCTGTGGAAAGAGACCCTGGCTCTGGCAGAGGACTACCTGTCCCTGTGTTGCACAAGCCCACGGCCAgcccctccacctcccagcGAGTCAGCCGCTGCCTTGAGGCGCCTGGCCCAGGACATGGAGACGCAGCACCAGGCTCGCTTCCACTCCCTCGCTCAGACCTTCCTGAGGCAGTGCGGGCCGGACCCCTGCTCCAGCCTCAGGAaggtgatggaggagatggTGGGAGACGGACACTTGAACTGGGGGAGGGTTGTTTCCATTTTCATCTTTACCGGGGTGCTGGCCAGACAGCTGCTGGAGCAGAAGGGCATGAGGCTGGGGCTGGACCCTGGGCAGGGGCAGGAACTGGGACAGGAGCCCGGATACTGCAGGGGACTGGCGGAGACCATAGCTGATTACctgggagaggagaagaaagactGGCTGCTGGAGAATGACGGATGGGTAGGTTATAACATGTCTGCTTCTAAACTGATTGTCCCTCACAGGCGATACTGCAGAGCTGAGTCAACACAAACGCTGTAGATAAGAGTTGATTGTCTCACGGGTGGTAAGCCAGTTTAAAAcggaaattttaaaaaaatccctGTGAGacttaaaagtgaaagtgatgtTTCTAGACATTAGGTATTGGAAACCACCTAGTCCGATAGTATCATGTTTGCTTCCTGCTCGGGGTTATATTCAGACTTATGTGTAAACGTGGCTTAAAAAAATGGCCAGGGCTTAGTTTAGACGCAGCCTTTTCTTCTTTACTGTTTGCCGCTGAGACCGGCGCTCAGGCGTCTCATGTGGCTGCTGTGATTATGTGAATTGTAGAGTAGCAATAGGCCAGATTGTGAGGAATGTAGTCTACAACAAGACAACCCTCAGCGGTGTACATTCAGGACCATGATCAAACAGGTTATCAGAGTGTTTTGTAATGGTTAAACAAAAGCTGTGTTGTCAGGAAGTACTGGACTCTATACTTGTTTAGCCTCTAGAAGATCATTTTAAACCTGCTTGATGTGGCTTATTTAActggaaaaaaatacttaaaaggGATATAGTTATGATGGACTCTGGGTAGACTAAGGTCACAGAAGCCTCACCAAACCGAACACGACGACAGTTGAAtgtctgcttttgtgaatgggcTCGCCCTGGCCCCCTCCCAAACAcccacgtaaacacacacacacacacactctcttacCCCTCCTTTCTTCAGCTGGCAGCTGGTTTCAACAGACACGTAACCAGCTCAGCCAGATGGACTTTGTAGTAACAGTCAAAGCTTCTGTGTGTTGAACTTGGCATTGGCCATATTGAAAGTTGGCGtgtgtgacttgcaaaacaagcAGCTGCAAAGCACCTGGAGCTGAGAGCAGGTGCACTCTCTGGTTGAATGTGTGGCTTCAGTCTGAAAACATGATGGAGACATACACAGATGGTGGAAGGACTGAACAACATTTAACTTACctagtttttattgttttactaatGGAGAAGAATAA
Above is a genomic segment from Sebastes umbrosus isolate fSebUmb1 chromosome 2, fSebUmb1.pri, whole genome shotgun sequence containing:
- the bcl2l10 gene encoding bcl-2-like protein 10 translates to MSCGLWKETLALAEDYLSLCCTSPRPAPPPPSESAAALRRLAQDMETQHQARFHSLAQTFLRQCGPDPCSSLRKVMEEMVGDGHLNWGRVVSIFIFTGVLARQLLEQKGMRLGLDPGQGQELGQEPGYCRGLAETIADYLGEEKKDWLLENDGWEGLCKFSRSAREVNQDSSMKTALFAVAGVGLAGLTFLLVR